In a single window of the Ruminococcus albus 7 = DSM 20455 genome:
- a CDS encoding ABC transporter permease, with product MTNKATDFLIFDEESGTYKEDPEQAVRDDVEKHYWKNVIRTVLKDWRLYLMLVPMILVFLLWRYFPMYELLGSFKLTEDAKTVSEQYYSGFSYFRTLLIGKGNAELSTQFWRAFRNTFLLSFYGLVFGFPMPILIALFFNEIRSNIARSIYQVLTYLPKFMSTVVMTSLVMMLVKQGSDTSGMQPGVIAHMLSGLGLISADTAYAGMLNDPKFFRAIYQISGIWESAGYDSIVFFAAIIAISPTSYEAAQIDGANKLAQMRYVVLPSILSTIVIMLITRIGSLLNIGYEKVLLLYNPNTYVTADVVSTFAQRNGIAGSLKGLASAAEMMNNIIGMLLVIGANTISRKASDVSLY from the coding sequence ATGACAAACAAAGCTACCGACTTTTTGATATTTGATGAAGAAAGCGGAACTTATAAGGAAGACCCTGAGCAGGCAGTAAGGGATGATGTTGAAAAACATTACTGGAAAAATGTTATCCGCACTGTTTTGAAGGACTGGCGCTTGTATCTTATGCTCGTGCCGATGATACTGGTTTTCCTTCTGTGGAGATACTTCCCGATGTATGAATTGTTGGGAAGTTTCAAACTGACAGAGGATGCAAAAACTGTTTCGGAGCAGTATTACTCAGGTTTTTCCTATTTCAGGACACTGCTTATCGGCAAGGGTAACGCCGAGCTTTCGACACAGTTCTGGCGGGCTTTCAGGAATACGTTCCTTCTTAGCTTCTACGGTCTGGTATTCGGTTTCCCTATGCCCATACTGATAGCGCTGTTTTTCAACGAGATCCGTTCAAATATAGCAAGAAGTATCTATCAGGTACTTACATATCTGCCGAAGTTCATGTCGACAGTCGTTATGACATCCCTTGTGATGATGCTTGTAAAGCAGGGCTCGGATACATCAGGTATGCAGCCCGGTGTAATTGCACATATGCTTTCCGGTCTGGGACTTATATCAGCGGATACAGCCTATGCAGGTATGTTAAACGATCCCAAATTTTTCAGAGCTATATATCAGATAAGCGGTATATGGGAAAGTGCAGGCTATGACAGTATCGTATTCTTTGCCGCAATAATCGCCATATCACCCACCAGTTATGAGGCTGCGCAGATCGACGGCGCTAACAAGCTGGCTCAGATGAGATATGTTGTACTTCCTTCGATACTTTCGACCATAGTCATCATGCTCATCACAAGGATCGGCTCACTTCTGAATATCGGTTACGAAAAAGTGCTGCTGCTTTATAATCCCAATACCTATGTTACAGCCGATGTTGTATCAACATTCGCTCAGCGTAACGGTATCGCGGGTTCCCTTAAAGGCCTGGCTTCCGCAGCCGAGATGATGAACAATATAATCGGAATGCTGCTTGTTATAGGAGCTAATACCATCTCACGCAAGGCATCCGATGTATCACTTTACTAA
- a CDS encoding NAD(P)-dependent oxidoreductase, with protein MAFNIITEARRCLNCKNPGCKKGCPISTPIPDVIRTFLDGDIDKAGGMLFENNPLSVICSLICNHDNQCEGNCVLGRKGSPVHFSDIENYISDTYFDKLQFGEIKKNNIHVGVIGGGPAGITIAILLAQRGYNITLFESREKIGGVLRYGIPEFRLPKQLLERYKKLMISLGIKIRPNTSIGTTITIDDLFRDGYKAIFIGTGVWKPNTLHIKGESLGNVHFAINYLTNPDVYTLGETLNVIGAGNSAMDVARTALRHGCKKVTVFSRSEKLAASVTEVEYAKFDGVDFVMGVEPVEITDNGTIFVSVEKDEEGNRKRIEGSEKLYPADSTIIAVSQGPRDRIVSTTTGLDVTDRGLLVTNTYGKTTRDGIFAAGDVVRGARTVVEAVNYSKQVADTMDEYLRSL; from the coding sequence ATGGCATTCAATATCATAACCGAAGCTAGACGATGTCTTAACTGTAAAAATCCCGGATGTAAAAAGGGATGCCCTATAAGTACGCCTATACCGGATGTTATTAGAACCTTTCTTGATGGTGATATAGATAAGGCTGGCGGTATGCTTTTTGAGAATAATCCTCTCAGCGTTATATGCTCTCTGATATGCAATCACGATAATCAGTGTGAGGGTAATTGTGTTCTCGGACGCAAGGGCTCTCCTGTGCATTTCAGCGATATTGAGAATTATATCAGTGATACTTATTTTGATAAGCTTCAGTTCGGTGAGATCAAAAAGAACAATATCCATGTAGGTGTCATCGGCGGAGGTCCTGCAGGTATTACCATAGCTATACTTCTTGCTCAGCGCGGATATAACATAACGTTATTTGAATCACGTGAGAAGATAGGCGGAGTACTTCGCTATGGTATACCGGAGTTCAGACTTCCTAAGCAATTGCTGGAGAGGTATAAAAAGCTCATGATTTCCCTGGGTATAAAAATACGTCCGAATACCTCCATCGGTACCACCATAACCATTGATGATCTTTTCCGTGACGGCTACAAGGCTATATTCATAGGTACCGGAGTCTGGAAACCGAATACTCTGCATATCAAAGGTGAAAGCCTTGGAAATGTGCATTTTGCAATAAACTACCTTACCAATCCCGATGTTTATACTTTGGGCGAAACGCTTAATGTTATCGGCGCAGGCAACTCTGCTATGGATGTTGCACGTACTGCACTGAGACACGGATGCAAAAAGGTTACAGTATTCTCAAGATCGGAAAAACTTGCTGCCAGCGTAACAGAAGTCGAGTACGCTAAATTTGACGGTGTGGATTTCGTTATGGGAGTAGAGCCTGTTGAGATAACTGATAACGGAACAATATTTGTAAGTGTTGAAAAGGATGAGGAAGGAAACAGGAAGCGTATCGAGGGCAGTGAAAAACTGTATCCTGCAGATTCGACTATTATCGCTGTATCGCAAGGTCCTCGCGACAGGATAGTTTCTACCACAACAGGTCTTGATGTTACCGACAGGGGACTCCTCGTAACCAATACTTACGGAAAGACTACCAGAGATGGTATTTTTGCTGCAGGTGATGTTGTACGCGGTGCGAGAACTGTAGTTGAAGCCGTAAATTACTCAAAACAAGTGGCAGATACTATGGACGAATATCTGAGAAGTCTGTAG